The Candidatus Poribacteria bacterium genome includes the window CCGACCGCGGACGTTAAGATGATAGCCGATAGGTCTTTCAGATCCTCGCTACACTTAACGACAATATGAGCGATTTGCTTCCCATAATATAAGACGCGTTTTAGGGTGGAAAACTCGCGCTGAACCCTCAGCGCGAGTCACAGCAGAGAGGTTTCCGAGGGGTAGTCTTCCCCCAAAGTCACAACGGAGATCAAAAACCCCTCAGGAATACTCAAACCTGGAATGAACGCCACCGTATGGGAGGGCTGAGATAGGACAAGACCCGCTAAACGGCAGACTGCGAACGATCGACGGCGGACATAGGCTCCCTTATGAAGAGAATTCCCAGGATCAATCCGAAGAGGGCCATGACCGAGCTGATGGGGATAGAATAGTCAGGAGGGACGGGATAGCGGCCGCTGTGCCAAGCTGGGCATCGTCTCTACTTAAGCTTTTACGTGCTGCTGCATGGAAACAGCAGCACGTATCCCTGATAGTTGAAGGCTAAATCTTCGGCGGGTTGACGAAGTTGTTGTATCTCTCCGAGACCCTCGCGAAGGCGGCGTCTCCCCTGTGGATGTAGAGCCGGTATTTGAATTTGAGCTTCTCACCTGCTTTGAGCGTGTAATCCCCTCGTCGGTTTGGATCATTGTAGAAATAGGATAGGCCGAACGGATTGGCCGTCATCAGGCCGTAGTTCCTGACATGCCACCATGTGGGATGGCGGAAGCTCTCGGGATGATCGAATATGGCTATGCCCACCATCTTATCCTCGACCAATCCCGAATAATCGCACCAATGTGCCCGTTTGCCCCACGTCTCGGCCTCGTTTATCCCGCCGAAGGAGTTCTCGATCTTCCCGCCATTGGGCACATCCATGGACGTGGCGACTCTGATCGAGGCGATGCCCCCTTCCTTGGTATCGCCGAACAGCACATCCCCCTCGGTGGCGACGAAGGTCACCTCCATGTCGAGGAGTCTGTCGGGGCCGACGTTGTAGATCCTGACGTCCCTGATCTCCTCCATGATCTTGGTCCTTTTATCGGGCCCCATCCAGTCGCTCAGGGCGACTATCCTGGCGTAGACCGGACCGCTTATGAGCTTTTCGAACCTTCTGTGGATCGTCCATCCGTGGCCCTTCCCCTCGCTCCAGTTATCGACGCCGTTGACGTCTCCGTAAGCGACATAGAAGGATCTATGATGAGGATGGTCCTGTCTCTCGCCTGGGATATCCTCCATCGGATACCCACGGGTCACCCGCTTTCCGTAAGGACCGATGAGGGGATAAAAGTAAGGACGTGCGACTTCGGGATTGAAGTTGTAAACCGTGAAGGGTTCTCCACCTATTTCGACCTCAACCCTCCATTCATCCTCTTTTAGGGTTACCATCGGAAGGTCGGTTTCGATCTCCTCGTCCAGGAACTCGGCTTTGTATGCATGGGTCGCCTCGGCAGGCATGCCGCTTACTATCCAGCTTAGGAGGACGGTCTTTCCCTCCTCCTCCCACTGACACGGCACGACGGAGCCGTTTGTGAGGTTGATAAGCCTTATCGATTTGAATTCCCCTCTCTTTTCAAGGGCGATCGTGACCGGGGTTTGAACGCAGTCATGCATGCCGTTTTGTATCTTAAACTCGATCTCATAGGCCATTCGTTAACCTCCTCGGTGGTTTTCTAAACGAAAGTACGGGCGAAAAATCTTTCGCCCCTACACAACACCTGATGTGTCCTCAAGCAGGCTGATTATCGCCTGAAGTCTCTCCCTTATCTCCTGTCTTTCCCGTTTGAACCTTTCGATCTCGTCGGCGAAATGGAGCAATTCCTGGATTTTGCCCTCCAGATCCCTGATCCTCTCATCTCGCAGTGCGATCTCGTTTTGAAGCCTTTCGGCCTCCGACCTGAGTTGATCGTTTTCCTCCCTGAGCCGCTCGATCAGTTCGACAGCCTGCATCACCTTGCTCTCCAGGAGTGAGAGCAGATCCGATTCAGGCCGGGTCTCCTCTTGTTGTCCTTCGTCTTTCTCTTCCATATCTACCTCCTCGATTTAGCCTTACGATATTTCCCCAGATGCCGATTTTATCGCCGACCACTATGATTACCCCCAGAACTCCAGGGATCGATCTGGCGAAGCTGATGCCGAGCTCGATGTCCGCAGGGGTGTCGACGATATTTCCGGTCGCCGTCGCCACGGCATCGGCGAGGGGCGTTGATTTGGAGAATACAGTCACCGAATCAGCTCTCCCAAAACTACGGGAATGTCCGACCGTTCCGGATGAGGTGCACACCCCTAGGGGGGTGTCCTCTGGATCGATTCTGAATGCGAGTTTTCCCGTGAACGGGGAGTTTCCGGCATACAGGCCTATGGATCTGGATTTAGAGGTGAGGATGAAGATGTCGCCGCCGTTTTCGACTATCACCTCTCGGCTAAGTCCCATCAGATCTCGTCCGACGAACTCGGCTATGGCTCCCGCGACAGCGGCCATCGGTCCCACGCCCGCTTTTTCAGCCGCCTCGATCATGGCGAGGACTATCTCAGGAGCCCCTTCAAGCGGAGGGATGGGCGAGAGGGATTCCAGAAAGCCGGGAGATCGGCGTATGTATTCCTTAAGCTGTGCCCTATATCGTGAGACGGCATCTCTGGCGACGGATTTAGCGTCCTCGATAGAAGCCGATCGATCCACGGAGATCAAGAGATCGGTCTCATCTTCGATCACCTGGAAGGTATGAAGATCCTCGCTTCTGACCCACCCTCTATACCTTCTCTCCTCGAACATCCTCCGACTCCTCGGCCTGAAGGGCTTTGAGCGCCTGGCGAGCGGCGTTTTGTTCGGCCTCCTTCTTGCTCTTGCCGACACCCCTGCCGTAAGGTATATTGGCCAGGTATACCTCCACCTCGAAGCTCTTGTCGTGATCCGGGCCGCTTTCCGAAATGACGCGATAGACAGGAGGCATTTTGGCCAATGATTGCCATTTCACCTGGAGGGCGGACTTGAAATCGTGCTTGATCCGATCTCGATCCAAGCCGGTTTGCCACATATATCTGATGACCGTTTTCAGGACGAACTCCCTCGCCTTTGATAGTCCCCCATCCAGATATACCGCCCCCACAAGCGCCTCGAAGGTCGAAGCGAGAATGGAATTACGTTCGGCACATCTCTCCTTCAGTTCGCTTCGTCCGAGCCTTATGTAGGAGTTCAATCCCAAGCTCTTGGCGCATTTCGCCAGCGTTTTTTGATTGACGAGGGCGGAACGCAGCTTCGATAGCTCCCCTTCGCTGTATTCCTCGAACGCCTCATAGAGGTATGAGCAGACGATCATATCCAGGACGGCATCTCCCAGGAACTCCAGCCTCTCGTTATGTTCTCCGGCTTTACGAGCGAAGGATTTATGGGTCATGGCGAGCCCAAGCAGTTGGGGATCGTGAAACCTGTATCCCAATTTCCGCTCAAGTTCCTTTATCCTCTCGATAAACTCATCCATCTCATCTTCAGCCTTCGAACATCTTGACGATGAGCGTAGCGTTATGCCCTCCAAACCCGAAGGCGTTCGACATGGCGATCCTCACGTCCTTCTGTCTCGGCATATTGGGCACGTAATCGAGGTCACACTCCGGATCAGGTATCTCATAGTTTATGGTGGGTGGTATAACTCCCCTTCCGATCGTCATCAGACATGCGGCCAGTTCAACCGCCCCGGTGGCTCCAAGCATATGGCCGGTCATCGATTTAGTCGAGCTGATAGGCAGGGAGTAGGCGTAAGGGCCGAACACCCTCTTGATCGCCCTCGTCTCGACGGGATCGCCGATGAGGGTTGATGTCCCGTGAGCGTTTATGTATTCCACCTCCTGGGGAGAGATCCCCGCGTCCTTGATGGCGTTGAGCATGGCGAGAGCGGCGCCCTCGCCCTCATCGTCGGGATGGACCATATCGAAGGCATCACAGCTCATCCCATATCCGATCAGTTCGGCGTATATCTCAGCCCCCCTCCTGAGGGCGTGAGATAGCGATTCCAGGATCAGCACACCTGCCCCCTCGCTCATGACAAATCCGTCTCGTTTCCTATCGAAAGGACGACTGGCGTGTTTGGGGTCCTCGTTTCTCGTCGAAAGCGCCTTCATGGAGCAGAAACCAGCGAAGCTCAGGGGGGTTAGAGCCGCCTCCGTTCCTCCGGCGAACATCACATCTGCATCGCCCCTCTGGATTATCCTGAACGCCTCGCCTATGGCATGATTGCTGGTCGCGCAGGCCGTGACTGAGGCTAGATTCGGCCCTTTAAGGCCGAACTGGATGGCGATCTTACCGGCAGCCATGTTGATTATCTCAAACGGGACGAAGAAGGGGCTAACCCTGCGAGGCCCTTTTTCCAGAAGTATTCTATGTTGCTCCTCTATAACCTCGATCCCGCCGATGCCCGAGCCGACCGAGACGCCCACGCGGGTCAGATCGAGCGATCCGAGGTTCAGCCCCGCGTCCTCCTTCGCCATGACCGCGCAGCCCATGGCAAACTGGATGAAGGTCGGAAGCCTCCTGACATCCTTGGGATCCATAAACTGTATCGGATCGAAATCCTTCACCTCGCCCGCCATCTGAGAGCGGAATGGGGTTGGATCAAATTTCGTGAGCCTATCGATTCCGTTTTCCCCCTTGCATAGAGCATCCCAAAACTTGTCCTTGCCCGATCCTATGGGTGTGACCACACCTATTCCAGTGATGACCACTCGTTCCACAGGGTTTACCTCTCAAGGGATGTCCACCGTCGGCTGTCCGCCGACCGCCGTTAAAAACATTGTGACAAGGGGAAGGGGAGACAAGGAAATCTCTCCCCTTGTCCCCATGTCCCTTTGTCCCCTTATCATTCCTCAATACGATCTTTTATGTAATTTATGGCGTCCCCGACGGTTCTGATCTTTTCAGCGTCCTCATCTGGGATCTCGATGTCGAAGGCTTCCTCGAACGCCATGACCAGTTCGACGGTATCGAGCGAGTCGGCTCCGAGATCATCGATGAAGGAAGCCTCTGGGGTGACCCTTTCAGCGTCAACCTGGAGCTGCTCGGCGATTATCTCCTTGACTTTTTCCTCTACGTTCACCTTACTTACCTCCTGCCGAAGTTAGTTAGGGGCGAAAAATCTTTCACCCGTATTATGGACGAAAGATTTTCGCCCATAGATGTTATCCCATAACCATGCCGCCGTCAACCCGAATAACCTGACCGGTTATATATCTGGCGGCATCTGAGGCCAAGAATAGAGCGACATTGGCCACATCTTCAGGTGTGCCGGGTTTTCCAAGCGGCACCATCTCCAATATCCTCTCCCTTTCGGCCTCCGGAAGCTTGGCGGTCATCTCGGTCATGATAAATCCGGGAGCGATGGCGTTAACCCGGACACCTCTCCTCGCCAGCTCCCTGGCCGCTGACTTAGTGATACCTATCACACCGGCCTTTGAGGCGGAGTAATTCACCTGACCGACGTTTCCCATTATGCCGGCCACCGAGGCGATGTTGATTATACAGCCGTTCCTCTGCCTCATCATCACCTTCGCCGCTGACCTGGTGCAGTTGAAGGTTCCCGTGAGATTGATTGAGATAACCTGATTCCAGTCCTCATCCTTCATCCTGACCAACAGCGAATCGCGTGTGATCCCCGCGTTGTTAACCAAGATATCCAATCTACCGAAACTTTCAACGGTTGAGCTGATCAACCTCTCGGCATCCTCCGAATCGGAGACGTCGCAGTGTAGGTAGATCGCTTCGCCTCCAAGCTCTTTTATCTCCTGTGCCGTTTTCTCCCCGATCTCGTCTGCGATATCGCTTATGACAACCTTGGCGCCCTGTCGGGCGAAGAGTGTGGCTATGGATTTGCCTATACCCCTAGCCGAGCCGGTGATGATGGCAACCTTGTCCTTTAGGATCATATCATACCCCTTATCCTCTCGACATCCTCCGTCCCCTCGACGGAGATCGTCCTGAGATTTCGATCTATCTTGGCAACCAGTCCCGAAAGGACTCTGCCGGGACCGACCTCCACGAAGGTATCGAATCCCGCGTCGACCAGCTTCTGGATCGAATCCGTCCATCTTACCGGATTGGTGATCTGTTTTATCAGGAGCGATCTGATCTCATCGGGATCTGAGGTGAAATCCCCTGTCACGTTCGCCACGAATTTAAACTTCGGAGGGTTAAATTGGATCGCGCCCAGAACCACCGCCAGCTTCTCCCCCGCGGGCTTCATCAAGGGCGAGTGGAAGGCTCCGCTGACCCTCAGCGGCACGCACCTACGGGCGCCGGCGGATTTCGCCAGATCCATCGCCCTCCTGACCACCTCCTTCTCCCCGGATATGACGATCTGCTCGGGGGAGTTGAAGTTCGCCATAACCACGAGACCATCCGCCGATGCATCCCGACATATTCGTGAGAGCCTCTCTTGATCTAGCCCTATCACGGCGGCCATGGTTCCGGGGTTTGCCTCCGCAGCCTCAGACATCGCCTGTGCCCTGGCGCTGACGGCCCTCAGAGCATCGGCGAAATCGATCGCCCCGGCGGCGACGAGCGCCGAATATTCGCCCAAGCTATGCCCCGCCACGCCTTCCGGAAGCATCCCTATCCCCTCAAGCGCCTTAAAGGCCGCTATGCTGCATACCATCACGGCCAGCTGGGTGTACCTCGTCTCCCTCAGCTTCTCCTCAGGCCCTTCGAAGCAAAGCTTTGAAAGCTTAAAGCCCAGGATCTCATCGGCCAGATCGAAGACCTCTCTGGATTCGGGGAATCCCTCGTATAACGATCTGCCCATCCCGACCTTCTGCGATCCCTGACCGGGGAAGAGGAAAGCAACCTTTCCCATGGGGGCACCTCAGAGCCTTATCACCGTTCCGGCATACGTCATGCCGCTGCCAAAAGTAACCATCAGTATGACATCTCCTTCCCCTACTATACCGTTCCTTCTGACCTCATCGAGTGCGACGGCGACGGTGGCGGAGGAGGTGTTTCCGTATCGGTCCACGTTGACGTAGACCTTCTCTTTGGGGATACCGAGTTTTTCGCCGACGACATCTATGATTCGTATGTTGGCCTGATGAGGTATGAGCAGATCCACGTCCTGGGGGGTCAACCCGGCCATCTCCAGCGCCTTAAAGCCGGCCTCGGGCATCATCCTAACCCCCAGCTTAAACACCTCCTTTCCCCGCATCTTGAGGTAATGGAGCCTCCTTTCGACCGTTTCACAGGTAGCAGGCATACGTGACCCGCCGGCGGGCACCCCCAAAAGATAAGGATCGGAGTATTCGCCGGCCGCCCCCAGGAAGGAGCTCAATATCCCTCTATCCTCCTCTGTGGCGCTGACCACCGCCGCCCCGGCGGCGTCCCCGAAAAGCACGCAGGTGCTCCTGTCGGTCCAATCGGTGACCTTGGTGAGGGTCTCGGCGGCGATCACCAGAAGCGTTTTCATCATCCCCGTTCGGATGAAACTGTCGGCTATGGCGAGGGCATAGGAGAAGCCTGAACATCCGGCTAGAAGGTCGAAGGCCCCCGCGTTCCTCGCTCCGAGCCTGCCCTGTATGATGCAGGCGGTGGAGGGGAAGAAATGATCCGGAGTGACGGTCGATACGATCACCGCCTCCAGATCCAGCGGATCGACGCCGGCGTCTTCGATCGCCCTCTGTGCCGCCAAGAAACCCAGGTCGGAGCTGGCGGTGTTCTCGTCGGCTATCCTCCGCTCGACTATGCCCGTCCTCCGCCTTATCCATTCATCGGAGGTGTCGACCATCTTCTCGAGGTCGAAGTTAGTCAGGATCTTCTCCGGCACCGCCGATCCGGTGCCGATTATAGCCGCTCTCAACATCCTCTCATCCCTTAAGCCTTCCTTCGATTTGACGGTTTATTCCCCTTTCGACATATTCGGACGCGACCCGAACGGCGTTTTTGATGGCGTTCGGGCAGGAGCTGCCGTGAGCGATTATACAGGCTCCGTTTATGCCCAATAGCGGAGCACCTCCGTATTCGGTGTAATCCAGCTTGGCCTTGAGATTTTCGAACCTACGTCTTATCAACGCCGCCCCGATCTTGGAAAGCAGGGTGGTTGAAAGCTCGTTTTTGAGGAGTCTGACCACCATATCCGCCATTCCCTCGCCGAATTTGAGAATCACGTTTCCGATGAAGCCATCACATACCACCACATCGACCGTTCCCGCCATCACATCGCGTCCCTCAACATCGCCGATGAAGTTGATCGGAGCCTTCCTCAGGAGCGGTCTCGCGCCGAAGACCAGATCGTTTCCCTTGATCTCCTCGGTTCCGATATTCAGTAGGCCGACGCGGGGGGAGGATTTGCCCAGGATGAGCTCGCTGTATATGCTCCCCATGACGGCGAATTCGGCCAGGTCTTTCGGCGAGCAATCCACATTGGCGCCGGCATCGATAACGACCGTTTGATCCCTCACGTTCGGCATCACGACCGCTATGGCCGGCTTGGTGACACCTCTGACCCTACCCAGGATGGCCCTTGCGATGCCGTAGGCTGCACCGGTGCTTCCGGCGCTGACGAAGGCGTCGGCTTCGCCCGATTTCACCGCCCTCAGGGCAACGGCCATAGAGGAGTTACGTTTATGACGCACGGCATGGAGCGGATCGTCGTCCATCTCAACGACCTCATCGGCGGGAATGATCTGAAACTTCGCCCCATCCAATCCGCCGTGCCTTTTCAGTCTGGAGATCTCCTCCTCTATGGCCTCGGGTTTGCCGACGAGTAAAACCTCGATGCCATAGGATCTGGACGCCTCTATGGCTCCCTCGACGATCGCGCCGGGGGCATAATCACCCCCCATGGCATCAACGGCGACTCTCATGGCTGAGCTTTACTCTTCCGTCTCAATGTATTGTTGCCCCTTATAATATCCGCACCTGGGGCATATCCTGTGGGGCATCTTGGGCTCATGGCAGTTAGGACAGATGGAAAGCGATTTACGCGGAAGAGCGTGGTGGCTCTGGCGCATCCTCTTTCTGCTCTTTGAAGTTCTCCTCTTCGGAACTGCCATCTTCGGAAAACCTCCCTTCTATTTGATCAGGTCCGCCAACACTGCGAACTTGGAGGATTTCAACCTCTCCTTCTCCTCACAATCGCAGTCGTGGTAGTTTCGATTTTGGCCGCAGTATGGGCAAAGCCCTTTACAGTTTTCGTCACACAGAGGCCAGAGGGGTATCTCCAAGACGATGTATTTCCGGACGTCGTCGGCTATATTTATCACCTCTTCCCTATACCGGCTTATCCCCTCGGCCTCATCCTGAAACTCGTCCACCACCTCCCCCTCTTTAAGGGGACGGTACTGGAGCTCAAAGTGGGTGTGAAGCTTCTCCTCGAAAGGTTCCAGGCATCTCCTACACTCCTGGATGACGGTAAAATCAACATCGAACCTCGCGAAGACATCCTCTCCCTGTCTGAAGGCCTGGACGTGCACCTTAATAGGGTTGAGGAACTTCGTGTCGTCGAAGAACAGCTCCAGTTCCTCGTAACGACATTCGAAGTCCATCTCCTTAAAGCCGTTTTCCTCGATATCCTTAAGCTTGAACCTGAGGTTACTCCTCTTTTTTGCCGAGTTCGAAAGCATCGTGTATAGCCCTTACTGCCTGATCGGCGAACTGTTTTTCGATCACGCAGGAGATCTTTATCTCCGACGTGCTTATCATCTGTATGTTGATCCCACGATCGGCCAAAGCCTTAAACATCCTCGCTGCCACACCGGCATGACTTCGCATGCCTATCCCCACGGCCGAGACCTTTGCGACGTTTCTGTCCCAGACCACCCCCTTAAAGTTCAGCTCCTCCTTCAATCCCTCGACCACCTCTATCGCCTTATGTAGCTCGGTTTCGGCGACGGTGAAGGACATATCGGTGATCCCCTCGATGCTGGCGTTTTGGATGATCATATCCACGTTTATGTTGTTCGCCGAGAGGGTCTGGAACACCTTGGCGGCGACGCCGGGTCTATCCGGCACGCCGATGAGCGATATCTTCGCCTGATTCTTATCGGCCGCCACCCCGCTGACCACAATGTCTTCCATCATCTTGGTCTCCCCCATAACCTTCGTTCCCTCGTCATCTGAAAATGTCGACCTCACCCTGAGGGGAACGTTGAACTTCCGAGCGAGCTCCACGGAACGGGAATGAAGCACCTTCGCCCCCAAACTGGCCAGTTCCAGCATCTCCTCATAGGAGATGACGTCGATCCTCCTAGCATCTCTTACTATCCTCGGATCGGCGGTATATACCCCATCCACGTCCGTGAATATATCGCAAACTGATGCCCCCAAGGCAGCCGCTAATGCGACGGCGGTCGTGTCAGACCCGCCGCGACCGAGCGTGGTTATATGGCCGTCCATCGTCACACCCTGAAACCCCGCCACAACCACTATCTTCCCCTGCCTGAGGGATTCCATGATCCTATCCGTGTTGACATGCCTGATCCGGGCCTTGCTGAAGGAACTATCGGTGATTATGCCCACCTGGGGACCGGTGAGTGAGATCGCCTCATGTCCCAACTCGTGTATCGCCATCGCCACCAAAGCGATCGAAACCTGTTCCCCCGTCGCAAGCAACA containing:
- a CDS encoding PmoA family protein produces the protein MAYEIEFKIQNGMHDCVQTPVTIALEKRGEFKSIRLINLTNGSVVPCQWEEEGKTVLLSWIVSGMPAEATHAYKAEFLDEEIETDLPMVTLKEDEWRVEVEIGGEPFTVYNFNPEVARPYFYPLIGPYGKRVTRGYPMEDIPGERQDHPHHRSFYVAYGDVNGVDNWSEGKGHGWTIHRRFEKLISGPVYARIVALSDWMGPDKRTKIMEEIRDVRIYNVGPDRLLDMEVTFVATEGDVLFGDTKEGGIASIRVATSMDVPNGGKIENSFGGINEAETWGKRAHWCDYSGLVEDKMVGIAIFDHPESFRHPTWWHVRNYGLMTANPFGLSYFYNDPNRRGDYTLKAGEKLKFKYRLYIHRGDAAFARVSERYNNFVNPPKI
- the zapB gene encoding cell division protein ZapB, which gives rise to MEEKDEGQQEETRPESDLLSLLESKVMQAVELIERLREENDQLRSEAERLQNEIALRDERIRDLEGKIQELLHFADEIERFKRERQEIRERLQAIISLLEDTSGVV
- a CDS encoding UPF0280 family protein; translated protein: MFEERRYRGWVRSEDLHTFQVIEDETDLLISVDRSASIEDAKSVARDAVSRYRAQLKEYIRRSPGFLESLSPIPPLEGAPEIVLAMIEAAEKAGVGPMAAVAGAIAEFVGRDLMGLSREVIVENGGDIFILTSKSRSIGLYAGNSPFTGKLAFRIDPEDTPLGVCTSSGTVGHSRSFGRADSVTVFSKSTPLADAVATATGNIVDTPADIELGISFARSIPGVLGVIIVVGDKIGIWGNIVRLNRGGRYGRERRRTTRGDPA
- the rnc gene encoding ribonuclease III, which gives rise to MERIKELERKLGYRFHDPQLLGLAMTHKSFARKAGEHNERLEFLGDAVLDMIVCSYLYEAFEEYSEGELSKLRSALVNQKTLAKCAKSLGLNSYIRLGRSELKERCAERNSILASTFEALVGAVYLDGGLSKAREFVLKTVIRYMWQTGLDRDRIKHDFKSALQVKWQSLAKMPPVYRVISESGPDHDKSFEVEVYLANIPYGRGVGKSKKEAEQNAARQALKALQAEESEDVRGEKV
- the fabF gene encoding beta-ketoacyl-ACP synthase II; protein product: MERVVITGIGVVTPIGSGKDKFWDALCKGENGIDRLTKFDPTPFRSQMAGEVKDFDPIQFMDPKDVRRLPTFIQFAMGCAVMAKEDAGLNLGSLDLTRVGVSVGSGIGGIEVIEEQHRILLEKGPRRVSPFFVPFEIINMAAGKIAIQFGLKGPNLASVTACATSNHAIGEAFRIIQRGDADVMFAGGTEAALTPLSFAGFCSMKALSTRNEDPKHASRPFDRKRDGFVMSEGAGVLILESLSHALRRGAEIYAELIGYGMSCDAFDMVHPDDEGEGAALAMLNAIKDAGISPQEVEYINAHGTSTLIGDPVETRAIKRVFGPYAYSLPISSTKSMTGHMLGATGAVELAACLMTIGRGVIPPTINYEIPDPECDLDYVPNMPRQKDVRIAMSNAFGFGGHNATLIVKMFEG
- a CDS encoding acyl carrier protein, which produces MNVEEKVKEIIAEQLQVDAERVTPEASFIDDLGADSLDTVELVMAFEEAFDIEIPDEDAEKIRTVGDAINYIKDRIEE
- the fabG gene encoding 3-oxoacyl-[acyl-carrier-protein] reductase, with product MILKDKVAIITGSARGIGKSIATLFARQGAKVVISDIADEIGEKTAQEIKELGGEAIYLHCDVSDSEDAERLISSTVESFGRLDILVNNAGITRDSLLVRMKDEDWNQVISINLTGTFNCTRSAAKVMMRQRNGCIINIASVAGIMGNVGQVNYSASKAGVIGITKSAARELARRGVRVNAIAPGFIMTEMTAKLPEAERERILEMVPLGKPGTPEDVANVALFLASDAARYITGQVIRVDGGMVMG
- the fabD gene encoding ACP S-malonyltransferase, giving the protein MGKVAFLFPGQGSQKVGMGRSLYEGFPESREVFDLADEILGFKLSKLCFEGPEEKLRETRYTQLAVMVCSIAAFKALEGIGMLPEGVAGHSLGEYSALVAAGAIDFADALRAVSARAQAMSEAAEANPGTMAAVIGLDQERLSRICRDASADGLVVMANFNSPEQIVISGEKEVVRRAMDLAKSAGARRCVPLRVSGAFHSPLMKPAGEKLAVVLGAIQFNPPKFKFVANVTGDFTSDPDEIRSLLIKQITNPVRWTDSIQKLVDAGFDTFVEVGPGRVLSGLVAKIDRNLRTISVEGTEDVERIRGMI
- a CDS encoding ketoacyl-ACP synthase III, which produces MRAAIIGTGSAVPEKILTNFDLEKMVDTSDEWIRRRTGIVERRIADENTASSDLGFLAAQRAIEDAGVDPLDLEAVIVSTVTPDHFFPSTACIIQGRLGARNAGAFDLLAGCSGFSYALAIADSFIRTGMMKTLLVIAAETLTKVTDWTDRSTCVLFGDAAGAAVVSATEEDRGILSSFLGAAGEYSDPYLLGVPAGGSRMPATCETVERRLHYLKMRGKEVFKLGVRMMPEAGFKALEMAGLTPQDVDLLIPHQANIRIIDVVGEKLGIPKEKVYVNVDRYGNTSSATVAVALDEVRRNGIVGEGDVILMVTFGSGMTYAGTVIRL
- the plsX gene encoding phosphate acyltransferase PlsX; the protein is MRVAVDAMGGDYAPGAIVEGAIEASRSYGIEVLLVGKPEAIEEEISRLKRHGGLDGAKFQIIPADEVVEMDDDPLHAVRHKRNSSMAVALRAVKSGEADAFVSAGSTGAAYGIARAILGRVRGVTKPAIAVVMPNVRDQTVVIDAGANVDCSPKDLAEFAVMGSIYSELILGKSSPRVGLLNIGTEEIKGNDLVFGARPLLRKAPINFIGDVEGRDVMAGTVDVVVCDGFIGNVILKFGEGMADMVVRLLKNELSTTLLSKIGAALIRRRFENLKAKLDYTEYGGAPLLGINGACIIAHGSSCPNAIKNAVRVASEYVERGINRQIEGRLKG
- the rpmF gene encoding 50S ribosomal protein L32, whose product is MAVPKRRTSKSRKRMRQSHHALPRKSLSICPNCHEPKMPHRICPRCGYYKGQQYIETEE
- a CDS encoding DUF177 domain-containing protein, with product MLSNSAKKRSNLRFKLKDIEENGFKEMDFECRYEELELFFDDTKFLNPIKVHVQAFRQGEDVFARFDVDFTVIQECRRCLEPFEEKLHTHFELQYRPLKEGEVVDEFQDEAEGISRYREEVINIADDVRKYIVLEIPLWPLCDENCKGLCPYCGQNRNYHDCDCEEKERLKSSKFAVLADLIK
- a CDS encoding aspartate kinase, which gives rise to MGIIVQKYGGSSVADAEKIKHVANRIVRTKEQGHDVVVVVSAMGKTTDELIALAKSISPNPPEREMDMLLATGEQVSIALVAMAIHELGHEAISLTGPQVGIITDSSFSKARIRHVNTDRIMESLRQGKIVVVAGFQGVTMDGHITTLGRGGSDTTAVALAAALGASVCDIFTDVDGVYTADPRIVRDARRIDVISYEEMLELASLGAKVLHSRSVELARKFNVPLRVRSTFSDDEGTKVMGETKMMEDIVVSGVAADKNQAKISLIGVPDRPGVAAKVFQTLSANNINVDMIIQNASIEGITDMSFTVAETELHKAIEVVEGLKEELNFKGVVWDRNVAKVSAVGIGMRSHAGVAARMFKALADRGINIQMISTSEIKISCVIEKQFADQAVRAIHDAFELGKKEE